Below is a genomic region from Rhodococcus sp. WMMA185.
CTCGACACTGTGCGGTTTGCCCTGCAGTGATCCGTCGATCAACAGCATGGAGTCGCACCCGACGACCACCGCATCCGAGATCTTCTCCCGCGCCAGGGCGGGAAGTACGTCTTTGGCCTTGGCGCGGGCCAGTTCGGTGACAACGTGTTCGGGGGCCGCATCGGTACCGAGCGCCGCGATGACCGCGTCCTCGTCGACTCCCGAGACACGCACGATCGGCTCGACCCCTGCGCTACGCAGCACAGCCAGCCGCGCAGGGGAAGCAGAGGCGAGGACGAAGGAAATCACCGGTTGCTGATCAGTGCCGGCACGTCGCAGCGCTTCATGGTCGCAGCGCCGGCACGCTGGTGAACGAGTAGGGCGAGAACGGAATTCTGACCCGGTGCATCGAGGTCGGGGCGCCCCAGTTTTCCGGGGGGAGGTTCGAAGCCGGATCGGTGCTGCCGGACGCGGCCATCGCCGAGAGCACCGCGACCAGTGCCGCGACCTCCTCGGGGGAAGGAGAGCCCTTGACTACCTTCAGAAACGTCTCGCCGCTGTCCACTGAACCATTCTCGCTGCCGCTCGGCAGGTCCACGAGTGCGCTGTCGGCCTGGGTTGCATCAGCTGCGAAACCGTCGACTGACTGCGCCACGGTGTCCGCCGCGTCCGAATCGGTCTCGGGGGTCCCGAGTTCTTCGGTGATGGCTGTCATAGTGGGATGTTCCCATGCTTCTTGGGCGGAAGTGTGACCATTTTGCGTTCCAGCAGGCGCAGGGCAGCCACGATCTGTCCGCGGGTGTGGGACGGGGGGATGACGGCGTCGACGTAGCCGCGCTCGGCTGCGACGTACGGGTTGACCAGGGTGTCCTCGTATTCCTGCTGCAGCTGCAAGCGGAGGGCGTCAACGTCCTCGCCGTTCTCGGCGGCTTCGATGAGGCGTTTGCGGTAGACGAACCCTACAGCACCAGAGGCGCCCATGACGGCGATCTGGGCGGTCGGCCAGGCCAGATTCACGTCGGCTCCCATGTGCTTCGAGCCCATCACGTCGTAGGCGCCGCCGTAGGCCTTGCGGGTGATGACCGTGATCTTGCCGACGGTGGCCTCACCGTAGGCGTAAAGCAGTTTCGCACCACGGCGAATGATGCCGTCGTATTCCTGATCTGTTCCGGGCAGGAATCCGGGAACGTCGACGAGGGTGATGATGGGAACGTTGAACGCGTCGCAGGTCCGCACGAAGCGCGCGGCCTTCTCGGAGGCGTCGATGTCGAGACATCCGGCGAAGACAGTGGGCTGGTTGGCAACGATACCCACGGAGCGGCCGTCGACACGGCCGAAGCCGACGACGATGTTGCCGGCTCGTCCGGCCTGTACTTCGAGGAATTCGTCGTTGTCGAGGATGCGGCGAATCACCTCGTGCATGTCGTAGGGCTGATTCGCGGAGTCCGGGATCAGGCTGTCGAGTTCGAGGTCTTCAGCAGTGAGGGAATCTTCGATGCCACCGGTCATCGGGTCGGACGGGGGCATGTGGGGGGCTGCGGCCTGGTTGTTCGAAGGAAGATACGACAGCAGGTCCTTGACGTAGCCGAGGGCATCGTGCTCGTCGGAGGCGACGTAGTGGGCAACCCCGGACTTCACCATGTGGGTGTGTGCGCCACCGAGATCCTCCATCGTGACGTCTTCTCCGGTGACCGTCTTGATGACGTCGGGACCGGTCACGAACATCTGGGAGGCCTGGTCGACCATGACGACGAAGTCGGTGAGGGCGGGGGAGTAGACGTGGCCGCCGGCCGCAGGGCCCATGATCAGAGAGATCTGCGGGATCACGCCGGAGGCGCGGACGTTGCGGTGGAAGATCTCGCCGTACAGACCCAGGGAGACCACGCCCTCCTGGATGCGGGCGCCGGCGCCCTCGTTGATACCGATCAGCGGTCGGCCCGACTTCACTGCGAGGTCCATGACTTTGACGATTTTCTCGCCGTAGATCTCGCCGAGGGAGCCACCGAAGACCGTCGCGTCCTGGGAGAACACACAGACGTTGCGGCCGTCGATGGTGCCGTAGCCGGTGACGACGCCGTCACCGAGGGGGCGATTGTCAGCTAGGCCGAAGTTGACGCTGCGATGGCGGGCGAGGGCGTCGAGCTCGACGAACGAGCCCTCGTCGAGCAGAGCGGTGATGCGCTCACGGGCAGTCAGCTTGCCCTTGGCGTGAACCTTGTCGGCCGCGGCCTTTCCGCTCGGGTACAGTGCCTCGGCCTGACGATTACGCAGGTCGGCGAGCTTCCCCGCCGTCGTGTGAATATCGGGCCCGGTTGCCGAATCCGGCGCGCTCGGCTCCTGAACAGTGGTCATGACAGGTCAGCTTAACGAGAGCGGGCAAGTCCCTGACAAGGGAGGTGGTCAGGCGGCGGGTCGACCAGACCCGGCTACTGACCAGTACCTTTCGGCGAGCGTTCTAGGCTGTGATGATGTGGACTGACCTGAACCGGCCCCCTCTCTGTGCTGACAATCTTCGCGCGGCACTTGTGCGCGGCGACGAAGACAGCGATCCGCGCAAGTTCTGGGCGCGACTGGATGTCGTGCAGGAGACCGGGTCCACGAATGCCGACCTTCTCGATCGTGCAGCTCGATCGGAATGCGACCGGCACGTGTTGCTGGCGGAGTTCCAGGGAAGCGGCCGCGGTCGGCACTCGCGGGTCTGGGTGAGTCCGCCGCAGGCGCAAATCGCGGTTTCGGTGCTGCTGACGATGCCCGGGATGAGCGTGGGTGCGATGGGCTGGCTGCCGCTGCTCACAGGTGTCGCCGTGGTCGACTCACTACGTGATGTCGCGAAGGTAGCCGCCGAAATGAAGTGGCCGAACGACGTGCTGATCGACGGCCGTAAGGTTGCCGGGATTCTCGCCGAGGTCGCCACGACGACGCCGGATCCCAAGGTGGTGGTCGGGATCGGGCTCAACGTGAGCCTCACGCGAGAGGAACTTCCAGTCGAACATGCCACGTCCCTCGTGCTCGAAGACGCAGAGGTCAGCGACCGGGACACCCTGGTGCGTGCCGTTTTGCGCGCGATCGCCCACCGCTGGCAGCAGTGGCACGACTCGAATTGGGATGTTGCCGA
It encodes:
- a CDS encoding acyl-CoA carboxylase subunit epsilon codes for the protein MTAITEELGTPETDSDAADTVAQSVDGFAADATQADSALVDLPSGSENGSVDSGETFLKVVKGSPSPEEVAALVAVLSAMAASGSTDPASNLPPENWGAPTSMHRVRIPFSPYSFTSVPALRP
- a CDS encoding acyl-CoA carboxylase subunit beta, with amino-acid sequence MTTVQEPSAPDSATGPDIHTTAGKLADLRNRQAEALYPSGKAAADKVHAKGKLTARERITALLDEGSFVELDALARHRSVNFGLADNRPLGDGVVTGYGTIDGRNVCVFSQDATVFGGSLGEIYGEKIVKVMDLAVKSGRPLIGINEGAGARIQEGVVSLGLYGEIFHRNVRASGVIPQISLIMGPAAGGHVYSPALTDFVVMVDQASQMFVTGPDVIKTVTGEDVTMEDLGGAHTHMVKSGVAHYVASDEHDALGYVKDLLSYLPSNNQAAAPHMPPSDPMTGGIEDSLTAEDLELDSLIPDSANQPYDMHEVIRRILDNDEFLEVQAGRAGNIVVGFGRVDGRSVGIVANQPTVFAGCLDIDASEKAARFVRTCDAFNVPIITLVDVPGFLPGTDQEYDGIIRRGAKLLYAYGEATVGKITVITRKAYGGAYDVMGSKHMGADVNLAWPTAQIAVMGASGAVGFVYRKRLIEAAENGEDVDALRLQLQQEYEDTLVNPYVAAERGYVDAVIPPSHTRGQIVAALRLLERKMVTLPPKKHGNIPL
- a CDS encoding biotin--[acetyl-CoA-carboxylase] ligase produces the protein MWTDLNRPPLCADNLRAALVRGDEDSDPRKFWARLDVVQETGSTNADLLDRAARSECDRHVLLAEFQGSGRGRHSRVWVSPPQAQIAVSVLLTMPGMSVGAMGWLPLLTGVAVVDSLRDVAKVAAEMKWPNDVLIDGRKVAGILAEVATTTPDPKVVVGIGLNVSLTREELPVEHATSLVLEDAEVSDRDTLVRAVLRAIAHRWQQWHDSNWDVADLAEAYRARCGTLGRRVRVELPGGRELSGVATDVDREGRLVITPDGQGEPVSVSAGDITHLRPV